A genome region from Sphingomonas sp. BGYR3 includes the following:
- the clpB gene encoding ATP-dependent chaperone ClpB, with the protein MNLEQFTDRAKGFLQSAQTVAIRMSHQRIAPEHLLKALLEDKEGMASGLIRAAGGSAETALREADAALAKIPAVSGGGAQQTPGLDNDMVRVLDQAEQVAKRAGDSFVTVERMLLALVLSPQTAAGKALAAAGVRADALNAAINDLRKGKTADTAGAEDRYDALKKFARDLTQAARDGKLDPVIGRDEEIRRTIQILARRTKNNPVLIGDPGVGKTAIAEGLALRIANGDVPDTLKDRTLMALDMGSLIAGAKYRGEFEERLKGVLDEVKAGEGDIVLFIDEMHTLIGAGKSEGAMDAGNLLKPALARGELHCIGATTLDEYRKYVEKDPALQRRFQPVFVGEPTVEDTISILRGLKEKYELHHGVRITDGAIVASATLSNRYITDRFLPDKAIDLMDEAASRIRMEVESKPEEIETLDRRIIQLKIEREALRRESDAASRDRLTTLEGELANLEQQSSELTARWQGEKDKIAGEAKLKEQLEAARLELEQAQRAGDLGKMAELNYGTIPALTRQLEEAQAQTGSAMLREEVTADDIAGVVSRWTGIPVDKMLEGEREKLLKMEEAIGNRVIGQAQAVKAVSTAVRRSRAGLQDPNRPLGSFLFLGPTGVGKTELTKALAGFLFDDDSAMVRLDMSEFMEKHSVARLIGAPPGYVGYEEGGVLTESVRRRPYQVVLFDEVEKAHGDVFNVLLQLLDDGRLTDGQGRTVDFSNTIVILTSNLGSQYLTALADGEGVESVEPQVMEVVRAHFRPEFLNRLDEIILFHRLGAEHMAPIVDIQVARVARLLKDRKIGIELTDGARAWLGRVGYDPVYGARPLKRAVQRYLQDPLAELILSGGVMGGQTVRVEDGDGALNLSVA; encoded by the coding sequence ATGAATCTGGAACAATTCACTGATCGCGCCAAGGGCTTCCTGCAATCGGCGCAGACCGTTGCCATCCGCATGAGCCATCAGCGGATTGCGCCCGAACATCTGCTCAAGGCGCTGCTGGAGGACAAGGAAGGCATGGCGTCCGGCCTGATCCGCGCGGCGGGCGGGTCGGCCGAAACCGCGCTGCGTGAGGCGGATGCGGCGCTGGCCAAAATCCCGGCCGTGTCGGGCGGCGGGGCGCAACAGACGCCCGGCCTCGACAACGACATGGTCCGCGTGCTGGATCAGGCGGAACAGGTGGCGAAAAGGGCAGGCGACAGCTTTGTCACCGTCGAACGGATGCTGCTGGCGCTGGTCCTGTCGCCGCAGACCGCAGCGGGCAAGGCGCTGGCGGCGGCGGGCGTCCGGGCCGATGCGCTGAACGCCGCGATCAACGACCTGCGCAAGGGCAAGACCGCCGATACCGCGGGGGCGGAGGATCGCTATGACGCGCTCAAGAAGTTCGCCCGCGACCTGACCCAGGCGGCGCGCGACGGCAAGCTGGACCCCGTGATCGGGCGGGACGAGGAAATCCGGCGGACCATCCAGATCCTGGCCCGGCGGACCAAGAACAACCCTGTGCTGATCGGCGATCCCGGCGTCGGCAAGACCGCGATTGCCGAGGGGCTGGCGCTGCGCATCGCCAATGGCGACGTGCCCGACACGCTGAAGGACCGCACGCTGATGGCGCTCGACATGGGCAGCCTTATCGCGGGCGCCAAATATCGCGGCGAGTTCGAGGAACGGCTGAAGGGCGTGCTGGATGAGGTGAAGGCGGGCGAGGGCGATATCGTCCTGTTCATTGACGAGATGCACACGCTGATCGGCGCGGGCAAATCCGAAGGGGCGATGGATGCCGGCAACCTGCTGAAACCCGCCCTGGCGCGCGGCGAGCTGCACTGCATCGGCGCGACCACGCTGGATGAATATCGCAAATATGTGGAAAAGGACCCCGCGTTGCAGCGGCGGTTTCAGCCAGTGTTCGTGGGCGAACCGACGGTGGAGGACACCATCAGCATCCTACGGGGGCTGAAGGAGAAATATGAACTGCACCACGGCGTGCGGATCACCGACGGTGCGATCGTCGCGTCGGCCACGCTGTCCAACCGCTACATCACCGACCGTTTTCTGCCGGACAAGGCAATCGACCTGATGGACGAAGCCGCCAGCCGCATCCGCATGGAGGTGGAAAGCAAGCCGGAGGAGATCGAAACGCTCGACCGGCGGATCATCCAGCTCAAGATCGAGCGCGAGGCGCTGCGCCGGGAAAGCGATGCCGCCAGCCGCGACCGGCTGACCACGCTGGAGGGCGAGCTGGCCAATCTGGAGCAGCAATCGTCCGAACTGACTGCCCGGTGGCAGGGCGAAAAGGACAAGATTGCCGGTGAGGCCAAGCTGAAGGAACAGCTGGAGGCGGCGCGGCTTGAGCTGGAACAGGCGCAGCGTGCGGGCGACCTGGGCAAGATGGCGGAGCTGAATTACGGCACCATTCCCGCCCTGACCCGTCAGCTGGAAGAGGCACAGGCCCAGACCGGCAGTGCGATGCTGCGCGAGGAAGTGACCGCCGACGACATTGCCGGCGTCGTCAGCCGCTGGACCGGCATCCCCGTCGACAAGATGCTGGAGGGCGAGCGCGAAAAGCTCCTCAAGATGGAGGAGGCGATCGGCAATCGTGTGATCGGTCAAGCGCAGGCGGTAAAGGCCGTGTCCACCGCCGTCCGCCGCAGCCGTGCGGGGCTTCAGGATCCGAACCGGCCGCTGGGCAGCTTCCTGTTCCTGGGGCCGACGGGCGTGGGCAAGACTGAACTGACCAAGGCGCTGGCCGGATTCCTGTTCGACGATGACAGCGCGATGGTGCGGCTCGACATGAGCGAGTTCATGGAAAAACATTCCGTGGCCCGCCTGATCGGGGCCCCGCCGGGCTATGTTGGTTATGAAGAGGGCGGCGTCCTAACCGAATCGGTTCGACGGCGGCCCTATCAGGTCGTGTTGTTCGATGAGGTGGAAAAGGCGCATGGCGATGTGTTCAACGTGCTGCTGCAGCTGCTCGACGATGGCCGGCTGACCGATGGGCAGGGGCGGACGGTGGATTTTTCCAACACCATCGTCATCCTGACCAGCAATCTGGGCAGCCAGTATCTGACCGCGCTTGCCGATGGCGAGGGGGTGGAAAGCGTCGAGCCGCAGGTGATGGAGGTGGTAAGGGCGCATTTCCGGCCAGAGTTCCTCAACCGGCTGGACGAGATCATCCTGTTCCACCGGCTGGGCGCTGAACATATGGCGCCGATCGTCGACATTCAGGTGGCGCGGGTGGCCCGGCTGTTGAAGGACCGAAAGATCGGCATCGAACTGACCGATGGCGCGCGCGCCTGGCTGGGCCGGGTCGGTTACGACCCCGTCTATGGCGCCCGCCCGCTGAAACGCGCGGTTCAGCGGTATCTTCAGGATCCGCTGGCCGAACTGATCCTGTCCGGCGGGGTGATGGGCGGCCAGACCGTCCGGGTCGAAGACGGCGACGGCGCCCTGAACCTCAGCGTCGCGTGA